In Lujinxingia vulgaris, the following are encoded in one genomic region:
- a CDS encoding pirin family protein has product MLDIVIDARAAQLGPGFEVARILPYRKRRMVGPFIFLDHAGPVSLRPVISEEMDVLPHPHIGLSTITYIFHGKWMHRDSVGYEQVIKPGDVNWMTAGSGVSHSERFEDEFRRTGGDLELLQAWVALPEEIEETDPTFHHYEQTQLPHDDASGVWLRVIAGQAYGLKSPVQTHSPLFYVHSELAPEARLKLPEGYSERAVYVARGKVELGGQLYKKGQLLVVEAGKDPVITARTPATVMLLGGEPLGKRHIWWNFVSSSKERIEQAKADWEAGRIKLPVHDDEEFIPLPGGSKKSDAEPLS; this is encoded by the coding sequence ATGCTCGACATCGTCATTGATGCGCGCGCCGCCCAGCTGGGGCCTGGCTTTGAAGTGGCGCGGATTCTGCCCTATCGCAAGCGACGGATGGTCGGGCCGTTTATCTTTCTGGATCACGCCGGGCCGGTCTCACTGCGGCCGGTGATCTCCGAGGAGATGGACGTGTTGCCCCACCCGCATATCGGGCTCTCGACGATCACGTACATCTTTCACGGCAAGTGGATGCACCGCGACAGCGTGGGCTACGAGCAGGTGATCAAGCCGGGGGATGTGAACTGGATGACGGCCGGCAGCGGCGTGAGCCATTCGGAGCGTTTTGAAGACGAGTTTCGGCGCACCGGCGGGGATCTGGAGCTTTTGCAGGCCTGGGTGGCGCTGCCCGAAGAGATTGAGGAGACCGACCCCACGTTTCATCATTACGAGCAGACGCAGCTTCCCCACGATGATGCATCGGGCGTGTGGTTGCGGGTGATCGCCGGTCAGGCCTACGGTCTGAAAAGCCCCGTGCAGACCCACTCGCCGCTCTTCTATGTGCACAGCGAGCTTGCGCCGGAGGCGAGGTTGAAACTTCCCGAGGGTTACAGCGAGCGCGCCGTTTATGTGGCGCGCGGGAAGGTGGAGCTCGGCGGTCAGCTCTACAAAAAGGGGCAGCTGCTGGTGGTGGAGGCTGGCAAAGATCCGGTGATCACCGCGCGCACCCCGGCCACCGTGATGCTGCTCGGCGGCGAGCCGCTGGGGAAGCGGCATATCTGGTGGAACTTTGTGTCGTCAAGCAAGGAGCGCATCGAGCAGGCCAAGGCCGACTGGGAGGCCGGGCGCATCAAACTTCCGGTGCACGACGACGAGGAGTTCATTCCATTGCCGGGCGGCTCCAAAAAGAGCGATGCCGAACCCCTCTCCTGA
- a CDS encoding RCC1 domain-containing protein produces the protein MITLFLSACGGGDTDRRRNDDENACVPSCQDGFSCVAGTCYVRVQPEDCGEGEEFDPSYRVCLVPSCEDTVQNGGEEGVDCGGPCELSCEDEPVEPTCDDGIQNGGEEGVDCGGACGLSCEDEPDVDPPTCDDGIQNGGEEGVDCGGSCEEACAAAPSCEDGIQNGGEEGVDCGGPCEQACEIPASCGDGQVQGEEQCDHGGTVELACAYGEASCEVCNAQCQLVAGQSSGYCGDGVVQSDEGEGCDHGGSPETECEAGETSCQVCNAQCELVDVEVESGCGDGVVQSGEDCDHGGSPQTSCAYGEESCQVCNAQCQEVAGRVTGYCGDGVMQPAHEGCDGGDLDGATCTSVGSAGGALSCDASCELDQSACLDVEIAELTSGFAHTCVRTTNGQVYCWGRNDDGRLGDGTTIYKAQPTLVPGLSNVTKISAGGYHTCAIQQGGTLSCWGGNQTGQLGNGTVVDALTPTPVVWAGTPPVVTTVSAGSTHTCAIVSGGQAYCWGSDESGKLGSGGAVPSSSPLTLPTPVSGLADATQIHAGRYHSCARRQLNGRYVCWGRNSYGELGDAGYFGSSSTVPRQVDDADYISGFLSGPYVAAGDRYSCARGTFGTIYCWGSPAYGQLGDSSTPSTSRPNEVFGGPGSADFLSVGERHVCAVASGTVYCWGSGQYGRLGLGDTDNFYEPFALTMPSAIDVQVGGMHTCARLTDGGVMCWGRNSHGQLGDGTQVDRTTPVRVQF, from the coding sequence GTGATCACCCTTTTCTTAAGTGCCTGCGGTGGGGGCGATACCGATCGTCGTCGCAATGACGATGAGAACGCCTGCGTGCCCTCCTGCCAGGATGGGTTTAGCTGTGTGGCGGGTACCTGTTATGTGCGCGTGCAGCCTGAAGATTGTGGGGAGGGCGAGGAGTTCGACCCTTCGTACCGGGTCTGTCTGGTGCCCTCGTGTGAGGACACGGTTCAGAACGGGGGTGAGGAGGGCGTGGACTGCGGGGGGCCCTGCGAGCTGAGCTGTGAGGACGAGCCGGTGGAGCCGACCTGCGATGATGGCATTCAGAACGGGGGTGAGGAGGGCGTGGATTGCGGGGGGGCCTGCGGGCTGAGCTGTGAGGACGAGCCGGATGTCGATCCACCCACCTGCGATGATGGCATTCAGAACGGGGGTGAGGAGGGCGTGGACTGTGGCGGCTCCTGCGAGGAGGCCTGCGCTGCTGCACCGAGCTGTGAGGATGGCATTCAGAACGGGGGTGAAGAGGGCGTGGATTGCGGGGGCCCCTGTGAGCAGGCCTGTGAGATTCCGGCGAGCTGTGGCGATGGCCAGGTGCAGGGCGAAGAGCAATGCGACCATGGTGGCACCGTGGAGCTGGCCTGCGCCTACGGTGAGGCCAGCTGTGAGGTGTGCAACGCGCAGTGTCAGCTCGTGGCCGGGCAGAGCTCGGGCTACTGCGGCGACGGGGTGGTGCAGTCCGACGAGGGTGAAGGTTGCGACCATGGCGGCAGCCCCGAGACCGAGTGTGAGGCCGGTGAGACGAGCTGCCAGGTGTGCAACGCGCAGTGCGAGCTTGTCGACGTGGAAGTTGAGTCCGGCTGCGGCGACGGGGTGGTGCAGAGCGGCGAAGATTGCGATCACGGCGGCAGCCCCCAGACGAGCTGCGCCTACGGTGAGGAGAGCTGCCAGGTGTGCAACGCGCAGTGTCAGGAGGTCGCCGGTCGGGTCACCGGTTATTGCGGCGACGGTGTGATGCAGCCTGCCCATGAGGGCTGTGACGGGGGCGACCTCGACGGGGCCACCTGCACCTCGGTGGGATCAGCGGGCGGCGCGCTCAGCTGTGACGCGAGCTGTGAGCTGGATCAGAGCGCGTGTCTGGACGTGGAGATCGCCGAGCTCACATCGGGCTTTGCGCATACCTGTGTGCGCACCACCAACGGTCAGGTGTACTGCTGGGGTCGCAACGACGACGGGCGCCTGGGCGATGGCACCACCATCTACAAGGCGCAGCCCACGCTGGTGCCGGGGCTCAGCAATGTGACGAAGATCTCGGCCGGTGGCTATCACACCTGCGCGATTCAGCAGGGCGGCACGCTCTCATGCTGGGGAGGAAATCAGACGGGTCAGCTTGGCAACGGGACTGTCGTCGACGCTCTCACGCCCACGCCGGTGGTGTGGGCGGGCACACCTCCGGTGGTGACCACGGTGAGCGCGGGATCAACGCATACCTGCGCGATCGTCAGCGGCGGGCAGGCCTACTGCTGGGGCAGCGATGAATCTGGCAAACTTGGCAGCGGCGGGGCAGTTCCATCAAGCAGTCCTCTGACACTGCCGACGCCGGTGTCGGGTCTGGCCGACGCCACGCAGATCCACGCCGGGCGGTACCACAGTTGTGCTCGCCGTCAGCTCAACGGACGCTATGTATGCTGGGGACGTAACAGCTACGGTGAGCTTGGTGATGCGGGTTATTTTGGTTCCAGCTCAACTGTGCCGCGTCAGGTTGATGACGCCGATTATATCTCCGGCTTTCTCTCCGGCCCCTATGTTGCGGCCGGAGATCGTTACTCATGCGCGCGAGGGACGTTCGGCACGATTTACTGCTGGGGAAGCCCCGCCTACGGACAGCTCGGAGACAGCTCGACGCCTTCGACCTCACGCCCCAATGAGGTGTTTGGCGGGCCGGGTTCGGCGGATTTTCTGAGCGTTGGGGAGCGCCACGTGTGTGCGGTAGCCAGCGGTACGGTCTACTGCTGGGGCAGCGGCCAGTACGGGCGGCTGGGCCTGGGCGACACCGATAACTTCTACGAGCCCTTTGCGCTGACGATGCCCTCGGCCATCGATGTGCAGGTGGGCGGGATGCACACCTGCGCGCGCCTGACCGACGGCGGAGTGATGTGCTGGGGACGCAACTCCCACGGTCAGCTGGGCGACGGCACGCAGGTCGATCGCACGACGCCGGTGCGCGTGCAGTTTTAA
- a CDS encoding response regulator, giving the protein MLVGINQICAESEHNAFLLNQTLDTLGESSRQLESKVNEEREKLQSLLSAVEDGVCAIDRRGRLLFANPAATRLFRGTLDDDFKLLERLGVDHTDPDQPATEPERSAQTLLNSGATLRDDDGLLERNGASALPVSYILSPIERDGVVVGAVCVIRDVTEQKEVADRLQRLNDEITRARDQAIEANQAKSSFLANMSHELRTPLNAVIGYTELIREDAEVFGYNEITPDLGKIYTAAKHLLSLINDILDLSKIEAGRHEIVWESFDLGELIDDVVSTIEPVAREKNNHFEVVAEEGLGTIRADRIKLRQILINLLSNACKFTEGGRVTLNVRREDTGPGENFVFDVTDTGIGVVQEKIDELFEPFTQADNSTTRQYGGTGLGLTITQHFCRMMGGFINATSSPGEGSTFSVHLPAPLVASEALNAIDEAAALPRAARNDHTVLVIDDSETVHELLRRQLGRAGYRVVSAISGDEGLRMARAVGPSAITLDVMMPGRSGWDTLAELKHDPELAHIPVVMLTMVVDRKKGFALGADDYLVKPVSGDVLLRTLQRFELERGELQALVVEDDDATREIMDRTLQNAGWQTTTAIHGRKAIDHLRTLNADNLPDIILLDLMMPEMDGFEFLEVLRADPALSEIPVIVVTARQLSRKELQQLQQVTERVMRKGNFTGAELVEEVDRLVAPGARRPLAPALS; this is encoded by the coding sequence CTGCTCGTCGGTATCAATCAGATCTGCGCGGAATCGGAGCATAACGCCTTTCTGCTTAACCAGACCCTGGACACCCTGGGTGAGTCCTCGCGCCAGCTTGAGTCTAAGGTCAATGAGGAGCGTGAGAAGCTGCAATCTCTGCTCAGTGCGGTGGAAGACGGGGTCTGCGCCATCGATCGTCGCGGGCGCCTGCTCTTTGCCAACCCGGCCGCCACCCGCCTCTTCAGAGGCACACTCGACGACGATTTCAAACTTCTGGAGCGCCTGGGCGTCGACCACACCGACCCCGACCAGCCAGCCACCGAGCCCGAGCGCAGCGCCCAGACCCTGCTCAACTCCGGGGCCACGCTGCGCGACGACGACGGGCTTCTGGAGCGCAACGGTGCCAGCGCGCTGCCCGTCTCCTACATCCTCAGCCCCATTGAGCGCGACGGCGTTGTCGTCGGCGCTGTCTGCGTGATCCGCGACGTCACCGAACAAAAAGAGGTCGCCGACCGCCTCCAGCGCCTCAACGACGAGATCACCCGCGCCCGCGACCAGGCCATCGAGGCCAACCAGGCCAAGAGCAGCTTTCTGGCCAATATGAGCCACGAGCTGCGCACCCCGCTCAACGCCGTCATCGGCTACACCGAACTTATTCGCGAAGACGCCGAGGTCTTTGGCTACAACGAGATCACCCCCGATCTCGGCAAGATTTACACCGCCGCCAAGCACCTCTTAAGCCTGATCAACGACATCCTCGACCTCTCCAAGATCGAGGCCGGTCGCCACGAGATCGTCTGGGAGAGCTTCGATCTTGGCGAGCTTATTGATGATGTCGTCTCCACCATTGAGCCGGTGGCCCGCGAGAAAAACAACCACTTTGAGGTCGTCGCCGAAGAAGGCCTGGGCACGATCCGCGCCGACCGCATCAAGCTGCGCCAGATCCTCATCAACCTCCTGAGCAACGCCTGCAAGTTCACAGAGGGCGGCCGCGTCACCCTCAACGTGCGCCGCGAAGACACCGGCCCCGGCGAGAACTTCGTCTTCGATGTCACCGACACCGGCATCGGCGTGGTCCAGGAGAAGATCGACGAGCTCTTTGAGCCCTTCACCCAGGCCGACAACTCCACCACCCGCCAGTACGGCGGCACCGGTCTGGGACTCACCATTACGCAGCACTTCTGCCGCATGATGGGCGGCTTCATCAACGCCACCAGCAGCCCCGGCGAAGGCTCCACCTTCAGCGTGCATCTGCCCGCACCGCTGGTGGCCAGCGAGGCGCTCAACGCCATCGACGAGGCCGCCGCCCTGCCGCGTGCCGCCCGCAACGACCACACCGTCCTGGTCATCGACGACAGCGAGACCGTCCATGAGCTGCTGCGTCGCCAGCTCGGCCGCGCCGGCTACCGCGTCGTCAGCGCCATCAGCGGCGATGAGGGCCTGCGCATGGCCCGCGCCGTCGGCCCCTCGGCCATCACCCTCGATGTGATGATGCCCGGCCGCAGCGGCTGGGACACCCTGGCCGAGCTCAAACACGACCCGGAGCTCGCCCACATCCCCGTCGTCATGCTCACGATGGTCGTCGACCGCAAAAAAGGCTTCGCGCTCGGCGCCGACGACTACCTGGTCAAACCCGTCAGCGGCGACGTCCTCCTGCGCACCCTCCAGCGCTTCGAGCTGGAGCGCGGCGAGTTGCAGGCGCTGGTGGTGGAAGACGATGACGCCACGCGCGAGATCATGGATCGCACCCTGCAAAACGCCGGCTGGCAGACCACCACCGCCATCCACGGCCGCAAGGCCATCGATCATCTGCGCACGCTCAATGCCGACAACCTCCCCGACATCATCCTCCTCGATCTGATGATGCCCGAGATGGACGGCTTTGAGTTTCTGGAGGTGCTGCGCGCCGACCCCGCGCTGAGCGAGATCCCGGTCATCGTGGTCACCGCCCGCCAGCTCTCCCGCAAAGAGCTGCAACAGCTCCAGCAGGTCACCGAGCGGGTGATGCGCAAAGGCAACTTCACCGGCGCCGAGCTCGTCGAGGAGGTCGACCGTCTGGTCGCCCCCGGCGCCCGCCGCCCGCTTGCCCCGGCGCTCAGCTGA
- a CDS encoding aminotransferase class V-fold PLP-dependent enzyme gives MSESASLAARVREQIPALRHEGGEAARRWAYLDSAATTLTPQPVIDALSDFYATETGSAGRGGHWRARRSTGRYEAARERVAAFLGAETSASVVFTRGATHALNLIAGGLRGALREGDEVVVSAMEHHANLLPWRALAEASGARLRVLPLNERGELDMDAAEAMIGARTAVVALTHVSNVLGTVNPVDELVAMARQHGALSVIDGSQSVAHRAVDVTTLGCDFFVCSAHKMYGPTGVGVLYGRPEALERLRPVELGGGMMTSVTEEEVVFAELPNRLEAGTPPVAQAVGLAAAIAWMEGFGMEALQRHEEELTAYALGRFEAVEGLEVVRRPRQRSAVIAFGLRGVDAYDLGELLDAQNVAVRVGSHCAHPLVRALGLCATARASFGAYTDRDDVDALIEALMQATHFSR, from the coding sequence ATGAGTGAGTCTGCCAGTCTTGCGGCGCGGGTGCGCGAGCAGATCCCGGCGTTGCGCCATGAGGGTGGCGAGGCTGCGCGGCGCTGGGCGTATCTGGACAGCGCGGCGACGACGTTGACGCCGCAGCCGGTGATCGACGCGTTGAGTGATTTTTATGCCACCGAGACCGGCTCGGCGGGGCGAGGGGGGCATTGGAGGGCGCGGCGCTCGACCGGGCGCTACGAGGCGGCTCGGGAGCGGGTGGCGGCGTTTCTGGGGGCTGAGACGAGCGCCTCGGTGGTGTTTACGCGCGGGGCAACGCACGCGCTCAACCTGATTGCAGGCGGACTTCGCGGGGCGCTTCGGGAGGGCGATGAGGTTGTGGTCAGCGCGATGGAGCATCACGCCAACCTGCTGCCCTGGCGCGCGCTGGCCGAAGCGAGCGGCGCGAGGTTGCGGGTGCTTCCGCTCAATGAGCGTGGCGAGCTGGATATGGACGCGGCCGAGGCGATGATCGGCGCGCGTACGGCGGTTGTGGCGCTGACGCATGTCTCCAATGTGTTGGGGACGGTCAACCCGGTGGACGAGCTTGTGGCGATGGCGCGCCAGCACGGCGCGTTGAGTGTGATCGATGGCTCGCAGAGTGTGGCGCATCGGGCGGTCGATGTGACGACGCTGGGGTGTGACTTCTTTGTGTGTTCGGCCCACAAGATGTACGGCCCGACCGGGGTGGGAGTGCTCTATGGTCGGCCCGAGGCCCTGGAGCGGCTGCGTCCGGTGGAGCTGGGAGGAGGCATGATGACCTCGGTGACGGAGGAGGAGGTCGTCTTCGCCGAGCTTCCCAACCGGCTGGAGGCGGGCACGCCGCCGGTGGCGCAGGCGGTGGGGCTGGCTGCAGCGATCGCGTGGATGGAGGGGTTCGGGATGGAGGCGCTGCAGCGTCATGAAGAAGAGCTTACGGCCTATGCGCTGGGGCGCTTTGAGGCGGTTGAAGGGCTGGAGGTGGTGAGGCGTCCGCGGCAGCGTTCGGCGGTGATCGCCTTTGGTCTGCGCGGGGTGGACGCCTACGACCTGGGTGAGCTGCTCGACGCGCAGAATGTGGCGGTGCGTGTGGGCTCGCATTGCGCGCATCCGCTGGTGCGGGCGTTAGGGTTGTGCGCGACGGCTCGCGCATCGTTTGGCGCCTACACCGATCGCGACGACGTCGATGCGCTCATTGAGGCGCTGATGCAGGCAACGCATTTCTCCAGATAA
- a CDS encoding TetR/AcrR family transcriptional regulator, whose protein sequence is MGDANRQRLGHVEARERILEAAAVVYNQRGQAMTVEEIATQAGYSTSALYKHFANRDDILCTLWRSVRARITEVMMQAPPEDLCFRERTRWLLYRLAEFAEEERELYVAAMVNAPMGPPSGKVDEEILTTYRANQRVWLELMEEGIAAGELREADPIDYVLALGGHLHSLTIHWAFEGPFALKPAIDRVLEIFIEGAGRR, encoded by the coding sequence ATGGGTGATGCAAACCGACAGCGCCTGGGTCATGTGGAGGCTCGCGAGCGCATCCTGGAAGCGGCGGCGGTGGTCTACAACCAGCGCGGCCAGGCGATGACCGTGGAGGAGATCGCCACGCAGGCCGGCTATTCGACCTCGGCGCTCTACAAGCATTTTGCCAATCGCGATGACATCCTCTGCACGTTGTGGCGATCGGTGCGCGCGCGCATCACCGAGGTGATGATGCAGGCGCCTCCCGAGGATCTTTGTTTTCGGGAGCGCACCCGCTGGCTGCTCTACCGCCTGGCGGAGTTCGCCGAGGAGGAGCGCGAGCTTTATGTGGCGGCGATGGTCAACGCGCCGATGGGACCGCCGTCCGGGAAGGTGGATGAGGAGATTCTGACAACCTACCGCGCCAACCAGCGCGTGTGGCTGGAGCTGATGGAGGAGGGCATCGCCGCCGGGGAGCTGCGCGAGGCCGATCCCATCGATTATGTACTGGCGCTGGGGGGGCATCTGCACTCCCTGACGATTCACTGGGCGTTTGAGGGGCCATTCGCGCTCAAGCCGGCAATCGATCGGGTGCTGGAGATTTTTATTGAGGGGGCGGGGCGGCGTTGA
- a CDS encoding cupin domain-containing protein — MSQSHRVHPDELEWREQSHGERFASRRKQLGKAAGAQRLGCSLFEVPVGRAAFPFHAHLGNEEALYILSGSGEVRHGESRYPVGAGHFVAFPAGVEHAHQVINTGTEVLRYLVVSTMNAPDVMLYPDSDKIGVMGGEAPGGDASKRTLNVFLPLSAEVGYWEGE, encoded by the coding sequence ATGAGTCAGTCGCATCGTGTGCATCCCGACGAGCTGGAATGGCGAGAGCAGTCTCATGGAGAGCGTTTTGCCAGCCGGCGAAAGCAGCTCGGTAAGGCGGCCGGCGCGCAGCGTCTGGGGTGCAGCCTTTTTGAGGTGCCGGTGGGGCGAGCGGCGTTTCCTTTTCATGCCCACCTGGGAAATGAGGAGGCGCTCTACATCCTCAGTGGTAGCGGGGAGGTTCGTCATGGCGAGTCGCGCTATCCGGTGGGGGCCGGGCATTTTGTTGCGTTTCCGGCCGGTGTCGAGCACGCCCACCAGGTGATCAACACGGGCACCGAGGTGCTGCGCTACCTGGTGGTCTCCACGATGAACGCCCCGGATGTGATGCTCTACCCCGACAGTGACAAGATCGGGGTGATGGGGGGTGAAGCACCCGGCGGTGATGCGTCCAAACGCACGCTCAATGTCTTCTTGCCGCTCTCGGCGGAGGTCGGCTATTGGGAGGGGGAATGA
- a CDS encoding pentapeptide repeat-containing protein, whose protein sequence is MSDLPSPDAYLNATINDADFTHQRPFEQEVYACEFVDCEFLGADLRQIAFVDCTFRGCNLAMVKLAGARLQGVRFVDCKLMGVSFFEVSDFGFSVGFEGSNLNYASMRSLNLRQTSFVRCSLQESDLYEADLRQASFEESDVAGVSWERANLEGADLRGALNLVLDPAKSRTRGMKVRLEQLPGLVSRFGLKIEG, encoded by the coding sequence ATGAGCGATCTTCCCTCCCCTGACGCCTACCTCAACGCCACCATCAACGACGCTGATTTTACGCATCAGCGCCCCTTCGAGCAGGAGGTCTATGCCTGCGAGTTCGTCGACTGTGAGTTTCTGGGGGCGGATCTTCGTCAGATCGCCTTTGTCGACTGCACCTTTCGGGGCTGCAACCTCGCCATGGTCAAACTCGCCGGCGCCCGCCTGCAGGGCGTGCGTTTTGTGGACTGCAAGTTGATGGGTGTGAGTTTTTTTGAGGTGAGTGACTTCGGGTTCAGTGTGGGCTTTGAGGGGAGCAACCTCAACTACGCGTCGATGCGCTCGCTGAATCTGCGCCAGACGTCTTTTGTGCGCTGCAGCCTCCAGGAGAGTGACCTCTATGAGGCCGATCTGCGGCAAGCGAGTTTTGAGGAGAGTGACGTGGCGGGGGTGAGCTGGGAGCGGGCCAACCTGGAGGGGGCCGATCTTCGAGGGGCGCTCAACCTGGTGCTCGATCCGGCCAAAAGTCGAACCCGGGGCATGAAGGTGCGTCTGGAGCAGCTACCCGGGTTGGTGTCGCGTTTCGGGTTGAAGATCGAGGGGTAG
- a CDS encoding RluA family pseudouridine synthase, whose protein sequence is MNAPTLLSADNNLFVVNKPAGWVVHPTNDPTMQDLVSWLNAQIGNSDAAPVHRLDRETSGLVLMSPSPELRAQLGDWFAQNTVRKEYRALVYGSTPDTMTLDAPLFDRRRGRPLSALTRVETLERFVSCSYLRVTPATGRKHQIRQHLQRAGHAIVGEARYKPKKFLRVPGFPGRLWLHALRLELPDGRIFEAPLAPELDAQLNLLRSLGVESR, encoded by the coding sequence ATGAACGCCCCTACATTGCTATCAGCCGACAACAATCTTTTTGTCGTCAACAAACCCGCCGGCTGGGTGGTCCACCCCACCAACGACCCCACGATGCAGGACCTGGTCAGCTGGCTCAACGCCCAGATCGGCAACTCCGATGCCGCGCCGGTTCATCGCCTCGACCGCGAGACCAGCGGCCTTGTGCTGATGTCGCCATCCCCTGAGCTGCGGGCGCAGCTCGGCGATTGGTTTGCCCAAAATACCGTGCGTAAGGAGTACCGGGCGCTTGTCTACGGGTCGACGCCCGACACGATGACGCTGGATGCTCCTCTCTTCGATCGACGCCGTGGGCGCCCCCTCAGCGCGCTGACCCGGGTGGAGACGCTGGAGCGTTTTGTCTCCTGCTCCTACCTGCGCGTCACGCCGGCGACCGGGCGAAAACACCAGATTCGCCAGCACCTTCAGCGTGCGGGCCACGCCATCGTCGGGGAGGCGCGCTACAAACCCAAAAAGTTCCTGCGAGTTCCCGGATTTCCCGGCCGCCTCTGGCTTCATGCGCTGCGACTTGAACTTCCTGACGGACGCATCTTCGAAGCCCCCCTGGCCCCCGAGCTCGACGCACAACTGAACTTACTTCGCTCACTTGGCGTCGAATCACGCTAA
- a CDS encoding DUF892 family protein, whose translation MSTDHHRQLLIKWLEGAYTLEKTLSKALAQQAKHAREFPELQARLHEHTRETKRHCELVKHCLEDLGSDAPELRAKASSFAGAAQAGFTGFLDNTFVKDTLIGAASEELEISMYQAIIALAEKLGEDEIASICSDILEDERAMLTFFNDNLPQMIRAGVENNMLQG comes from the coding sequence ATGAGCACCGATCATCATCGTCAGCTGCTGATCAAGTGGCTTGAAGGCGCATATACACTGGAGAAGACGCTCAGCAAGGCGCTTGCGCAGCAGGCCAAACACGCCCGGGAGTTTCCGGAGTTGCAGGCTCGCCTGCACGAGCACACGCGCGAGACCAAACGCCACTGCGAGTTGGTAAAACACTGCCTGGAAGATCTGGGCTCGGATGCTCCGGAGCTGCGCGCGAAGGCGTCAAGCTTTGCCGGCGCGGCACAGGCGGGCTTTACGGGGTTTCTGGACAACACCTTTGTCAAAGACACCCTGATCGGCGCGGCCAGTGAGGAGTTGGAGATCTCGATGTACCAGGCCATCATCGCGCTGGCGGAGAAGCTGGGAGAAGATGAGATCGCCAGCATTTGCTCCGACATTCTGGAGGATGAGCGCGCGATGCTCACCTTTTTCAACGATAACCTTCCCCAGATGATTCGTGCCGGGGTTGAGAACAATATGCTGCAAGGCTGA